In one Arachis duranensis cultivar V14167 chromosome 9, aradu.V14167.gnm2.J7QH, whole genome shotgun sequence genomic region, the following are encoded:
- the LOC107467468 gene encoding protein ACCUMULATION AND REPLICATION OF CHLOROPLASTS 3, chloroplastic isoform X2: MELSAFPTFRAVTNPSIFPFSSKQVCCRCSFLLRRRDYGLRWNRNSKPFVRIRLCLENASSSNGYGGTESGEAKPEFIEVIGIGSRKDAVIDFCLRSQFQLSSLRFWNIIMKESHEAQLQRRSREEEFSPTVVKAPVFMKTCSKTVVLVASAGYGLDLSVAVDIFETVRSRNGLAVAIVLRPFSFEGLRRQDEVKDLMGKLKESANLIIEIDIDALLQKDLLTLDEAMKTANNAVLLAIKAIYVLKSETHRKLVDRLQDGVTEASTSEVNKILANYKEAGIGFGAAYNIKTSILQSTLECPFLGVRLKDPTSIVICILASSVPINHSDIAAFLRTFRQTTAYTGDILVSTIYEPNVEPNLWITTVLALGSNVKQSVQSVGILSRLALHFPRLFSFWGTHNQQQVHTGKECAVTPQKVMESYERDEEPNKNAAHFVDGSFNNHNEQLEPRVSSSSSKLATSRFSEKEDMFDSIAQNSVPYDSIIEDDYAFQREQLENWNLGPGYEVAREWAQERVADATHMIDNLSIFHLPVGVRPSEDLKDCLKVSFMTEQKEPESVNEVNVSTINEGIPSWNVVTDASLEAVKGLASSLLKGKDANKPKKHGVLSDRAASMLEAERDLSKKWNPVVEMQYRGGRYKGRCQGGLPEGKGRLILGDGSIYDGSWRHGKRSGPGTFYFKNGDMFQGTWRDDVMHGKGWFYFHTGDRWFANFWKGKANGEGRFYSKSGDAFFGNFKDGWRHGQFLCINANGTRYAEIWEQGVLLDIKQLYR; the protein is encoded by the exons ATGGAGCTTTCTGCATTCCCGACGTTCAGAGCAGTTACCAATCCTTCGATTTTCCCTTTCTCTTCGAAACAAGTTTGTTGCCGGTGCTCTTTTCTTCTTCGTCGCCGCGACTATGGCCTTCGCTGGAATCGAAATTCGAAACCGTTTGTTCGCATCAGGTTGTGCTTGGAGAATGCTTCGTCGTCGAACGGTTATGGCGGAACCGAGAGCGGAGAAGCTAAACCTGAGTTCATCGAAGTCATCGGCATTGGCAGTCGGAAGGACGCGGTTATCGATTTCTGCTTGAGATCGCAGTTTCAGTTGTCGTCGCTGCGGTTTTG GAATATCATAATGAAAGAATCACACGAGGCTCAATTACAGCGTAGATCAAGGGAAGAAG AATTTTCTCCAACAGTTGTCAAAGCTCCAGTATTTATGAAGACATGCTCAAAGACTGTTGTCCTT GTGGCTAGTGCAGGATATGGATTGGACCTTTCTGTTGCAgttgatatttttgaaactgTGAGGTCCAGAAATGGGTTAGCAGTTGCTATAGTTTTGAGGCCTTTTAGCTTTGAAGGGTTAAGACGACAGGATGAG GTGAAGGATTTGATGGGGAAGCTTAAGGAGAGCGCGAATTTAATTATAG AAATTGATATTGATGCACTGCTTCAAAAAGACTTGTTGACTCTAGATGAGGCCATGAAGACTGCAAATAATGCAGTTTTGTTGGCTATTAAGGCCATATATGTATTAAAATct GAGACGCATAGAAAACTTGTAGATAGATTGCAGGATGGTGTGACTGAAGCCAGCACTTCAGAAGTTAATAAA ATATTGGCAAACTATAAAGAAGCAGGGATCGGATTTGGAGCTGCATATAACATCAAAACCTCAATATTGCAGTCTACATTAGAGTGTCCTTTCCTTGGTGTTCGTTTAAAG GATCCAACTAGTATTGTTATCTGCATTCTTGCTAGTTCAGTACCCATTAATCATAGCGATATAGCAGCCTTTCTGCGTACATTCCGTCAAACTACAGCATATACGGGGGACATATTAGTATCCACAATCTATGAGCCAAATGTTGAGCCCAACTTATGGATAACAACTGTCCTTGCACTTGG TTCAAACGTGAAACAATCTGTCCAGAGTGTTGGTATACTATCCAGACTGGCCCTGCATTTTCCTCGTCTTTTTAGCTTTTGGGGGACGCATAATCAGCAACAAGTTCACACAGGAAAAGAGTGTGCAGTAACTCCTCAGAAAGTGATGGAGTCTTATGAAAGGGATGAGGAGCCAAATAAGAATGCTGCACATTTTGTAGATGGCAGTTTTAATAATCACAATGAACAGTTGGAGCCAAGAGTGAGCAGCAGCAGCTCCAAGTTGGCTACTTCAAG GTTTTCTGAAAAAGAAGATATGTTCGACTCTATAGCCCAGAATTCTGTCCCTTATGACTCTATTATTGAAG ATGACTATGCTTTTCAAAGGGAGCAACTTGAAAACTGGAATCTGGGTCCTGGATATGAAGTGGCAAGGGAGTGGGCCCAAGAACGGGTAGCTGATGCAACACATATGATAGATAATCTAAGCATATTCCACCTTCCTGTAGGTGTGAGGCCTTCAGAAGATTTGAAAGATTGTTTAAAAGTCTCATTCATGACAGAACAGAAGGAACCGGAATCTGTCAATGAAGTAAATGTATCAACAATAAATGAGGGCATCCCTTCTTGGAATGTAGTGACTGATGCAAGTTTGGAAGCAGTAAAGGGATTGGCATCTTCACTTTTGAAGGGAAAAGATGCTAATAAACCAAAGAAGCATGGAGTACTTTCTGATCGAGCTGCTTCTATGCTG GAGGCAGAACGGGACTTGTCAAAAAAGTGGAATCCTGTTGTGGAAATGCAATACAGGGGAGGAAGATACAAGGGACGATGCCAAGGAGGTCTTCCTGAAGGAAAG GGGCGTCTTATTCTTGGAGATGGAAGTATATATGATGGTTCATGGCGCCATGGTAAGAGATCAGGGCCAGGTACCTTCTATTTCAAAAACGGAGACATGTTTCAAGGAACATGGAGGGATGATGTCATGCACGGCAAG GGTTGGTTTTATTTTCACACTGGTGATCGGTGGTTTGCAAACTTTTGGAAGGGAAAGGCCAATGGTGAGGGGAGGTTCTACAGCAAGTCTGGTGATGCCTTCTTTGGGAATTTCAAAGATGGCTGGCGTCATGGCCAGTTTCTTTGCATCAATGCTAACGGAACTAG GTATGCTGAGATTTGGGAACAAGGTGTTCTTTTAGACATCAAACAGTTATACAGATGA
- the LOC107467468 gene encoding protein ACCUMULATION AND REPLICATION OF CHLOROPLASTS 3, chloroplastic isoform X1, giving the protein MELSAFPTFRAVTNPSIFPFSSKQVCCRCSFLLRRRDYGLRWNRNSKPFVRIRLCLENASSSNGYGGTESGEAKPEFIEVIGIGSRKDAVIDFCLRSQFQLSSLRFWNIIMKESHEAQLQRRSREEEFSPTVVKAPVFMKTCSKTVVLVASAGYGLDLSVAVDIFETVRSRNGLAVAIVLRPFSFEGLRRQDEVKDLMGKLKESANLIIEIDIDALLQKDLLTLDEAMKTANNAVLLAIKAIYVLKSETHRKLVDRLQDGVTEASTSEVNKILANYKEAGIGFGAAYNIKTSILQSTLECPFLGVRLKDPTSIVICILASSVPINHSDIAAFLRTFRQTTAYTGDILVSTIYEPNVEPNLWITTVLALGSSNVKQSVQSVGILSRLALHFPRLFSFWGTHNQQQVHTGKECAVTPQKVMESYERDEEPNKNAAHFVDGSFNNHNEQLEPRVSSSSSKLATSRFSEKEDMFDSIAQNSVPYDSIIEDDYAFQREQLENWNLGPGYEVAREWAQERVADATHMIDNLSIFHLPVGVRPSEDLKDCLKVSFMTEQKEPESVNEVNVSTINEGIPSWNVVTDASLEAVKGLASSLLKGKDANKPKKHGVLSDRAASMLEAERDLSKKWNPVVEMQYRGGRYKGRCQGGLPEGKGRLILGDGSIYDGSWRHGKRSGPGTFYFKNGDMFQGTWRDDVMHGKGWFYFHTGDRWFANFWKGKANGEGRFYSKSGDAFFGNFKDGWRHGQFLCINANGTRYAEIWEQGVLLDIKQLYR; this is encoded by the exons ATGGAGCTTTCTGCATTCCCGACGTTCAGAGCAGTTACCAATCCTTCGATTTTCCCTTTCTCTTCGAAACAAGTTTGTTGCCGGTGCTCTTTTCTTCTTCGTCGCCGCGACTATGGCCTTCGCTGGAATCGAAATTCGAAACCGTTTGTTCGCATCAGGTTGTGCTTGGAGAATGCTTCGTCGTCGAACGGTTATGGCGGAACCGAGAGCGGAGAAGCTAAACCTGAGTTCATCGAAGTCATCGGCATTGGCAGTCGGAAGGACGCGGTTATCGATTTCTGCTTGAGATCGCAGTTTCAGTTGTCGTCGCTGCGGTTTTG GAATATCATAATGAAAGAATCACACGAGGCTCAATTACAGCGTAGATCAAGGGAAGAAG AATTTTCTCCAACAGTTGTCAAAGCTCCAGTATTTATGAAGACATGCTCAAAGACTGTTGTCCTT GTGGCTAGTGCAGGATATGGATTGGACCTTTCTGTTGCAgttgatatttttgaaactgTGAGGTCCAGAAATGGGTTAGCAGTTGCTATAGTTTTGAGGCCTTTTAGCTTTGAAGGGTTAAGACGACAGGATGAG GTGAAGGATTTGATGGGGAAGCTTAAGGAGAGCGCGAATTTAATTATAG AAATTGATATTGATGCACTGCTTCAAAAAGACTTGTTGACTCTAGATGAGGCCATGAAGACTGCAAATAATGCAGTTTTGTTGGCTATTAAGGCCATATATGTATTAAAATct GAGACGCATAGAAAACTTGTAGATAGATTGCAGGATGGTGTGACTGAAGCCAGCACTTCAGAAGTTAATAAA ATATTGGCAAACTATAAAGAAGCAGGGATCGGATTTGGAGCTGCATATAACATCAAAACCTCAATATTGCAGTCTACATTAGAGTGTCCTTTCCTTGGTGTTCGTTTAAAG GATCCAACTAGTATTGTTATCTGCATTCTTGCTAGTTCAGTACCCATTAATCATAGCGATATAGCAGCCTTTCTGCGTACATTCCGTCAAACTACAGCATATACGGGGGACATATTAGTATCCACAATCTATGAGCCAAATGTTGAGCCCAACTTATGGATAACAACTGTCCTTGCACTTGG CAGTTCAAACGTGAAACAATCTGTCCAGAGTGTTGGTATACTATCCAGACTGGCCCTGCATTTTCCTCGTCTTTTTAGCTTTTGGGGGACGCATAATCAGCAACAAGTTCACACAGGAAAAGAGTGTGCAGTAACTCCTCAGAAAGTGATGGAGTCTTATGAAAGGGATGAGGAGCCAAATAAGAATGCTGCACATTTTGTAGATGGCAGTTTTAATAATCACAATGAACAGTTGGAGCCAAGAGTGAGCAGCAGCAGCTCCAAGTTGGCTACTTCAAG GTTTTCTGAAAAAGAAGATATGTTCGACTCTATAGCCCAGAATTCTGTCCCTTATGACTCTATTATTGAAG ATGACTATGCTTTTCAAAGGGAGCAACTTGAAAACTGGAATCTGGGTCCTGGATATGAAGTGGCAAGGGAGTGGGCCCAAGAACGGGTAGCTGATGCAACACATATGATAGATAATCTAAGCATATTCCACCTTCCTGTAGGTGTGAGGCCTTCAGAAGATTTGAAAGATTGTTTAAAAGTCTCATTCATGACAGAACAGAAGGAACCGGAATCTGTCAATGAAGTAAATGTATCAACAATAAATGAGGGCATCCCTTCTTGGAATGTAGTGACTGATGCAAGTTTGGAAGCAGTAAAGGGATTGGCATCTTCACTTTTGAAGGGAAAAGATGCTAATAAACCAAAGAAGCATGGAGTACTTTCTGATCGAGCTGCTTCTATGCTG GAGGCAGAACGGGACTTGTCAAAAAAGTGGAATCCTGTTGTGGAAATGCAATACAGGGGAGGAAGATACAAGGGACGATGCCAAGGAGGTCTTCCTGAAGGAAAG GGGCGTCTTATTCTTGGAGATGGAAGTATATATGATGGTTCATGGCGCCATGGTAAGAGATCAGGGCCAGGTACCTTCTATTTCAAAAACGGAGACATGTTTCAAGGAACATGGAGGGATGATGTCATGCACGGCAAG GGTTGGTTTTATTTTCACACTGGTGATCGGTGGTTTGCAAACTTTTGGAAGGGAAAGGCCAATGGTGAGGGGAGGTTCTACAGCAAGTCTGGTGATGCCTTCTTTGGGAATTTCAAAGATGGCTGGCGTCATGGCCAGTTTCTTTGCATCAATGCTAACGGAACTAG GTATGCTGAGATTTGGGAACAAGGTGTTCTTTTAGACATCAAACAGTTATACAGATGA
- the LOC107467444 gene encoding putative pentatricopeptide repeat-containing protein At5g37570, giving the protein MNSIFQHSSSPPRSTAAITTLLKACKTIHHLYQVHASIIQRGLEQDHLIISRFISLSASFAATASYYTAVFDCVLGPSPFLWNSLIGAHTKGSYFFDTLSAFIRMKAHGSLPDRYTYSSVIKACSSMCRSWEGKLLHGSALRCGVEGDMFVGTCLVDMYGKCGKIGDARKVFDGMSEKNAVSWTAMVVGYVKVGDMVEAKRLFDEMPQRNVASWNAMIWGFVKVGDLGNARVVLDAMPEKSVVSFTIMIDGYAKAGDMATSRFLFDQAPEKDIVAWSTLISGYVQNGQPNRALRVFLEMESMNVKPDEFILVSLMSASSQLGNLELARWVDSYVNKSSIDMKQDHVIAALLDMNAKCGNMERALKLFEETPNRDLVSYCSMIQGLSIHGFEEDALNFFNRMVKDGLTPDEVAFKIILTACSHAGLVDEGWNYFRSMKEKYCISPSPDHYACMVDLLSRSGHLRDAYELIKVMPVEPHAAAWGALLAACKAYGDSELGEIAANQLFEIEPQNAANYVLLSNIYAAANRWIDVSLVRTKMRNSRVRKVPGCSQFNPDLGSLAF; this is encoded by the coding sequence ATGAATTCAATATTTCAACACTCTTCTTCTCCGCCGCGTTCAACTGCCGCCATTACCACCCTTCTTAAGGCCTGCAAGACCATTCATCACCTCTACCAAGTCCACGCCTCCATCATCCAACGAGGCCTAGAGCAAGATCACCTCATCATCTCCCGCTTCATTTCCCTTTCCGCCTCCTTTGCCGCCACTGCTTCATATTACACCGCCGTCTTCGACTGCGTCCTTGGCCCTTCCCCTTTCCTCTGGAACTCCCTCATTGGAGCCCACACCAAAGGAAGTTACTTTTTCGACACCCTCTCTGCTTTTATTCGCATGAAGGCACATGGGTCCCTTCCGGATAGGTACACTTACTCTTCTGTGATTAAGGCTTGTTCAAGCATGTGCAGATCCTGGGAAGGAAAATTGCTCCATGGCTCGGCGTTGAGGTGTGGGGTTGAAGGTGATATGTTTGTTGGAACCTGTTTGGTCGATATGTATGGAAAATGTGGAAAGATTGGTGACGCTCGCAAGGTGTTTGATGGAATGTCTGAGAAGAATGCAGTTTCATGGACGGCTATGGTGGTTGGCTATGTGAAGGTTGGGGATATGGTGGAGGCAAAGAGgctgtttgatgaaatgccgcAGAGGAATGTGGCATCATGGAATGCGATGATATGGGGTTTTGTGAAGGTGGGGGATTTGGGCAATGCTAGGGTAGTACTTGATGCTATGCCGGAAAAGAGTGTTGTTTCTTTCACGATCATGATTGATGGCTATGCAAAGGCTGGTGACATGGCTACCTCAAGGTTCTTGTTTGACCAAGCTCCGGAAAAGGATATTGTTGCATGGTCTACTTTGATATCAGGGTATGTACAGAATGGTCAACCTAACAGGGCCTTGAGAGTATTTCTTGAGATGGAATCAATGAATGTGAAACCTGATGAATTCATATTGGTTAGCTTGATGTCAGCTTCTTCTCAGTTGGGTAATTTAGAACTGGCTCGATGGGTTGATTCTTATGTAAACAAGAGCTCTATTGATATGAAACAGGACCATGTGATTGCAGCGCTTCTGGATATGAATGCTAAATGTGGAAACATGGAAAGggcattaaaattatttgaagaaACGCCTAACCGTGATCTAGTCTCATATTGTTCGATGATACAAGGGTTGTCAATTCATGGATTCGAGGAAGATGCACTGAATTTCTTTAACAGGATGGTGAAGGATGGGCTAACTCCGGATGAGGTGGCCTTCAAAATCATTCTAACAGCTTGTAGTCATGCTGGACTTGTTGATGAGGGCTGGAACTACTTCCGCTCCATGAAGGAAAAGTACTGCATTAGTCCTTCACCTGATCACTATGCATGTATGGTTGACCTTCTAAGTCGATCAGGGCATTTACGGGATGCTTATGAGCTTATAAAAGTAATGCCAGTGGAGCCTCATGCTGCTGCCTGGGGTGCACTTCTTGCGGCATGTAAAGCATATGGTGATTCAGAGTTAGGAGAGATTGCTGCTAATCAACTTTTTGAGATTGAACCTCAAAATGCTGCTAACTATGTGCTGTTGTCTAACATCTATGCAGCAGCAAATCGATGGATAGATGTTTCCCTTGTAAGAACGAAGATGAGGAACAGTAGGGTGCGGAAGGTACCTGGTTGCAGTCAGTTTAATCCAGACTTGGGCTCTTTGGCCTTTTAA
- the LOC107467468 gene encoding protein ACCUMULATION AND REPLICATION OF CHLOROPLASTS 3, chloroplastic isoform X3, with protein sequence MELSAFPTFRAVTNPSIFPFSSKQVCCRCSFLLRRRDYGLRWNRNSKPFVRIRLCLENASSSNGYGGTESGEAKPEFIEVIGIGSRKDAVIDFCLRSQFQLSSLRFWNIIMKESHEAQLQRRSREEEFSPTVVKAPVFMKTCSKTVVLVASAGYGLDLSVAVDIFETVRSRNGLAVAIVLRPFSFEGLRRQDEVKDLMGKLKESANLIIEIDIDALLQKDLLTLDEAMKTANNAVLLAIKAIYVLKSETHRKLVDRLQDGVTEASTSEVNKILANYKEAGIGFGAAYNIKTSILQSTLECPFLGVRLKDPTSIVICILASSVPINHSDIAAFLRTFRQTTAYTGDILVSTIYEPNVEPNLWITTVLALGSSNVKQSVQSVGILSRLALHFPRLFSFWGTHNQQQVHTGKECAVTPQKVMESYERDEEPNKNAAHFVDGSFNNHNEQLEPRVSSSSSKLATSRFSEKEDMFDSIAQNSVPYDSIIEDDYAFQREQLENWNLGPGYEVAREWAQERVADATHMIDNLSIFHLPVGVRPSEDLKDCLKVSFMTEQKEPESVNEVNVSTINEGIPSWNVVTDASLEAVKGLASSLLKGKDANKPKKHGVLSDRAASMLEAERDLSKKWNPVVEMQYRGGRYKGRCQGGLPEGKGWFYFHTGDRWFANFWKGKANGEGRFYSKSGDAFFGNFKDGWRHGQFLCINANGTRYAEIWEQGVLLDIKQLYR encoded by the exons ATGGAGCTTTCTGCATTCCCGACGTTCAGAGCAGTTACCAATCCTTCGATTTTCCCTTTCTCTTCGAAACAAGTTTGTTGCCGGTGCTCTTTTCTTCTTCGTCGCCGCGACTATGGCCTTCGCTGGAATCGAAATTCGAAACCGTTTGTTCGCATCAGGTTGTGCTTGGAGAATGCTTCGTCGTCGAACGGTTATGGCGGAACCGAGAGCGGAGAAGCTAAACCTGAGTTCATCGAAGTCATCGGCATTGGCAGTCGGAAGGACGCGGTTATCGATTTCTGCTTGAGATCGCAGTTTCAGTTGTCGTCGCTGCGGTTTTG GAATATCATAATGAAAGAATCACACGAGGCTCAATTACAGCGTAGATCAAGGGAAGAAG AATTTTCTCCAACAGTTGTCAAAGCTCCAGTATTTATGAAGACATGCTCAAAGACTGTTGTCCTT GTGGCTAGTGCAGGATATGGATTGGACCTTTCTGTTGCAgttgatatttttgaaactgTGAGGTCCAGAAATGGGTTAGCAGTTGCTATAGTTTTGAGGCCTTTTAGCTTTGAAGGGTTAAGACGACAGGATGAG GTGAAGGATTTGATGGGGAAGCTTAAGGAGAGCGCGAATTTAATTATAG AAATTGATATTGATGCACTGCTTCAAAAAGACTTGTTGACTCTAGATGAGGCCATGAAGACTGCAAATAATGCAGTTTTGTTGGCTATTAAGGCCATATATGTATTAAAATct GAGACGCATAGAAAACTTGTAGATAGATTGCAGGATGGTGTGACTGAAGCCAGCACTTCAGAAGTTAATAAA ATATTGGCAAACTATAAAGAAGCAGGGATCGGATTTGGAGCTGCATATAACATCAAAACCTCAATATTGCAGTCTACATTAGAGTGTCCTTTCCTTGGTGTTCGTTTAAAG GATCCAACTAGTATTGTTATCTGCATTCTTGCTAGTTCAGTACCCATTAATCATAGCGATATAGCAGCCTTTCTGCGTACATTCCGTCAAACTACAGCATATACGGGGGACATATTAGTATCCACAATCTATGAGCCAAATGTTGAGCCCAACTTATGGATAACAACTGTCCTTGCACTTGG CAGTTCAAACGTGAAACAATCTGTCCAGAGTGTTGGTATACTATCCAGACTGGCCCTGCATTTTCCTCGTCTTTTTAGCTTTTGGGGGACGCATAATCAGCAACAAGTTCACACAGGAAAAGAGTGTGCAGTAACTCCTCAGAAAGTGATGGAGTCTTATGAAAGGGATGAGGAGCCAAATAAGAATGCTGCACATTTTGTAGATGGCAGTTTTAATAATCACAATGAACAGTTGGAGCCAAGAGTGAGCAGCAGCAGCTCCAAGTTGGCTACTTCAAG GTTTTCTGAAAAAGAAGATATGTTCGACTCTATAGCCCAGAATTCTGTCCCTTATGACTCTATTATTGAAG ATGACTATGCTTTTCAAAGGGAGCAACTTGAAAACTGGAATCTGGGTCCTGGATATGAAGTGGCAAGGGAGTGGGCCCAAGAACGGGTAGCTGATGCAACACATATGATAGATAATCTAAGCATATTCCACCTTCCTGTAGGTGTGAGGCCTTCAGAAGATTTGAAAGATTGTTTAAAAGTCTCATTCATGACAGAACAGAAGGAACCGGAATCTGTCAATGAAGTAAATGTATCAACAATAAATGAGGGCATCCCTTCTTGGAATGTAGTGACTGATGCAAGTTTGGAAGCAGTAAAGGGATTGGCATCTTCACTTTTGAAGGGAAAAGATGCTAATAAACCAAAGAAGCATGGAGTACTTTCTGATCGAGCTGCTTCTATGCTG GAGGCAGAACGGGACTTGTCAAAAAAGTGGAATCCTGTTGTGGAAATGCAATACAGGGGAGGAAGATACAAGGGACGATGCCAAGGAGGTCTTCCTGAAGGAAAG GGTTGGTTTTATTTTCACACTGGTGATCGGTGGTTTGCAAACTTTTGGAAGGGAAAGGCCAATGGTGAGGGGAGGTTCTACAGCAAGTCTGGTGATGCCTTCTTTGGGAATTTCAAAGATGGCTGGCGTCATGGCCAGTTTCTTTGCATCAATGCTAACGGAACTAG GTATGCTGAGATTTGGGAACAAGGTGTTCTTTTAGACATCAAACAGTTATACAGATGA
- the LOC107467468 gene encoding protein ACCUMULATION AND REPLICATION OF CHLOROPLASTS 3, chloroplastic isoform X4: protein MELSAFPTFRAVTNPSIFPFSSKQVCCRCSFLLRRRDYGLRWNRNSKPFVRIRLCLENASSSNGYGGTESGEAKPEFIEVIGIGSRKDAVIDFCLRSQFQLSSLRFWNIIMKESHEAQLQRRSREEEFSPTVVKAPVFMKTCSKTVVLVASAGYGLDLSVAVDIFETVRSRNGLAVAIVLRPFSFEGLRRQDEVKDLMGKLKESANLIIEIDIDALLQKDLLTLDEAMKTANNAVLLAIKAIYVLKSETHRKLVDRLQDGVTEASTSEVNKILANYKEAGIGFGAAYNIKTSILQSTLECPFLGVRLKDPTSIVICILASSVPINHSDIAAFLRTFRQTTAYTGDILVSTIYEPNVEPNLWITTVLALGSSNVKQSVQSVGILSRLALHFPRLFSFWGTHNQQQVHTGKECAVTPQKVMESYERDEEPNKNAAHFVDGSFNNHNEQLEPRVSSSSSKLATSRFSEKEDMFDSIAQNSVPYDSIIEDDYAFQREQLENWNLGPGYEVAREWAQERVADATHMIDNLSIFHLPVGVRPSEDLKDCLKVSFMTEQKEPESVNEVNVSTINEGIPSWNVVTDASLEAVKGLASSLLKGKDANKPKKHGVLSDRAASMLGDYILYTGGRTGLVKKVESCCGNAIQGRKIQGTMPRRSS, encoded by the exons ATGGAGCTTTCTGCATTCCCGACGTTCAGAGCAGTTACCAATCCTTCGATTTTCCCTTTCTCTTCGAAACAAGTTTGTTGCCGGTGCTCTTTTCTTCTTCGTCGCCGCGACTATGGCCTTCGCTGGAATCGAAATTCGAAACCGTTTGTTCGCATCAGGTTGTGCTTGGAGAATGCTTCGTCGTCGAACGGTTATGGCGGAACCGAGAGCGGAGAAGCTAAACCTGAGTTCATCGAAGTCATCGGCATTGGCAGTCGGAAGGACGCGGTTATCGATTTCTGCTTGAGATCGCAGTTTCAGTTGTCGTCGCTGCGGTTTTG GAATATCATAATGAAAGAATCACACGAGGCTCAATTACAGCGTAGATCAAGGGAAGAAG AATTTTCTCCAACAGTTGTCAAAGCTCCAGTATTTATGAAGACATGCTCAAAGACTGTTGTCCTT GTGGCTAGTGCAGGATATGGATTGGACCTTTCTGTTGCAgttgatatttttgaaactgTGAGGTCCAGAAATGGGTTAGCAGTTGCTATAGTTTTGAGGCCTTTTAGCTTTGAAGGGTTAAGACGACAGGATGAG GTGAAGGATTTGATGGGGAAGCTTAAGGAGAGCGCGAATTTAATTATAG AAATTGATATTGATGCACTGCTTCAAAAAGACTTGTTGACTCTAGATGAGGCCATGAAGACTGCAAATAATGCAGTTTTGTTGGCTATTAAGGCCATATATGTATTAAAATct GAGACGCATAGAAAACTTGTAGATAGATTGCAGGATGGTGTGACTGAAGCCAGCACTTCAGAAGTTAATAAA ATATTGGCAAACTATAAAGAAGCAGGGATCGGATTTGGAGCTGCATATAACATCAAAACCTCAATATTGCAGTCTACATTAGAGTGTCCTTTCCTTGGTGTTCGTTTAAAG GATCCAACTAGTATTGTTATCTGCATTCTTGCTAGTTCAGTACCCATTAATCATAGCGATATAGCAGCCTTTCTGCGTACATTCCGTCAAACTACAGCATATACGGGGGACATATTAGTATCCACAATCTATGAGCCAAATGTTGAGCCCAACTTATGGATAACAACTGTCCTTGCACTTGG CAGTTCAAACGTGAAACAATCTGTCCAGAGTGTTGGTATACTATCCAGACTGGCCCTGCATTTTCCTCGTCTTTTTAGCTTTTGGGGGACGCATAATCAGCAACAAGTTCACACAGGAAAAGAGTGTGCAGTAACTCCTCAGAAAGTGATGGAGTCTTATGAAAGGGATGAGGAGCCAAATAAGAATGCTGCACATTTTGTAGATGGCAGTTTTAATAATCACAATGAACAGTTGGAGCCAAGAGTGAGCAGCAGCAGCTCCAAGTTGGCTACTTCAAG GTTTTCTGAAAAAGAAGATATGTTCGACTCTATAGCCCAGAATTCTGTCCCTTATGACTCTATTATTGAAG ATGACTATGCTTTTCAAAGGGAGCAACTTGAAAACTGGAATCTGGGTCCTGGATATGAAGTGGCAAGGGAGTGGGCCCAAGAACGGGTAGCTGATGCAACACATATGATAGATAATCTAAGCATATTCCACCTTCCTGTAGGTGTGAGGCCTTCAGAAGATTTGAAAGATTGTTTAAAAGTCTCATTCATGACAGAACAGAAGGAACCGGAATCTGTCAATGAAGTAAATGTATCAACAATAAATGAGGGCATCCCTTCTTGGAATGTAGTGACTGATGCAAGTTTGGAAGCAGTAAAGGGATTGGCATCTTCACTTTTGAAGGGAAAAGATGCTAATAAACCAAAGAAGCATGGAGTACTTTCTGATCGAGCTGCTTCTATGCTG GGTGACTATATTTTATACACAGGAGGCAGAACGGGACTTGTCAAAAAAGTGGAATCCTGTTGTGGAAATGCAATACAGGGGAGGAAGATACAAGGGACGATGCCAAGGAGGTCTTCCTGA